One part of the Sorangiineae bacterium MSr11954 genome encodes these proteins:
- a CDS encoding OmpA family protein, with protein sequence MFRMFAWTSLVVVCVFVGCAGPKWPNCENDDHCNAEGHKGVCLNGKCVDCRDDKACSTGQKCESGQCVAVVGYCDEKTACPGGAPCVKNRCGDKVASEVRECSDDKPCPQGSRCENGHCVKPPQGGPGCSEFPAPKFDFEQSTLREASKQTLQRLVGCLTTGTLKSSRVLLTGHCDNRGEYEFNMSLGAERAEVIKSFLSAAGVGTDRIATSSRGKLDAVGTDEAGYENDRRVDIEIR encoded by the coding sequence ATGTTCCGTATGTTCGCGTGGACTTCGCTGGTGGTCGTCTGCGTCTTCGTCGGGTGCGCCGGTCCCAAATGGCCCAACTGCGAAAACGATGACCATTGCAACGCCGAGGGGCACAAGGGTGTCTGCCTCAATGGAAAATGCGTCGACTGTCGCGATGACAAAGCGTGCTCCACCGGTCAGAAGTGCGAATCCGGCCAGTGCGTCGCCGTCGTCGGCTACTGCGACGAGAAAACGGCATGCCCCGGCGGTGCGCCGTGCGTAAAAAATCGCTGCGGCGATAAGGTTGCCTCCGAGGTCCGCGAGTGCAGCGACGACAAGCCCTGCCCGCAGGGTTCGCGTTGCGAAAATGGCCACTGCGTGAAGCCGCCCCAAGGTGGTCCCGGGTGCAGCGAGTTCCCCGCGCCCAAGTTCGACTTCGAGCAGTCCACCCTGCGCGAGGCCAGCAAGCAAACCCTCCAACGCCTGGTGGGCTGCCTCACCACCGGTACGCTCAAGAGCTCGCGCGTGCTGCTCACGGGTCATTGTGACAACCGCGGCGAGTACGAGTTCAACATGAGCCTTGGCGCCGAGCGCGCCGAGGTGATCAAGAGCTTCCTCTCCGCCGCTGGAGTCGGGACCGATCGCATTGCCACGTCGTCGCGTGGAAAGCTCGACGCCGTCGGCACCGACGAGGCGGGATATGAGAATGACCGTCGCGTCGACATCGAAATTCGCTGA
- a CDS encoding tetratricopeptide repeat protein — MRMTVASTSKFAERTKRRPLLTPVLWTGVAAVVLLTAGCGVFVRQKDYDAEVARVDALNKTIEQQKQEMATLRADLDATRERLDNATRAYADKGEDIVAQRNRVNTLAGQLDERTRAVEDLRKEVGSVRDEVNARLDELKRAQEVQPTKPPPVTIPADKAQHHAATEAAYAQKDWGLTRTLGREYVSRYPTDDKTDDVLYLMGDADLQEGRPATALGEFNRVLKLNPKSNVLDKTLYAMGQAYLTLHDCEDAKLAFQSCVNRYPKQKIGIDAKQQLARIAQKPAGLCAPQ; from the coding sequence ATGAGAATGACCGTCGCGTCGACATCGAAATTCGCTGAGCGCACCAAGCGTCGCCCTTTGCTCACCCCCGTTCTTTGGACGGGGGTGGCGGCGGTCGTTCTCCTGACCGCAGGCTGCGGCGTGTTCGTGCGTCAGAAGGATTACGACGCGGAGGTGGCGCGGGTCGATGCGCTCAACAAGACCATCGAGCAGCAGAAACAGGAGATGGCCACCTTGCGCGCCGATCTCGATGCCACCCGCGAGCGCTTGGACAATGCCACCCGGGCGTACGCCGACAAGGGGGAGGACATCGTCGCGCAGCGCAATCGGGTGAACACCTTGGCGGGGCAGCTCGACGAGCGCACGCGTGCCGTGGAGGATTTGCGCAAGGAGGTCGGCTCCGTGCGCGACGAGGTGAATGCGCGGTTGGACGAGCTCAAGCGCGCCCAGGAAGTGCAGCCCACCAAGCCCCCGCCCGTGACCATCCCGGCCGACAAGGCGCAGCACCATGCGGCGACCGAGGCGGCGTATGCGCAGAAAGACTGGGGGCTCACCCGAACCCTCGGGCGGGAGTATGTGTCGCGCTACCCCACGGACGACAAGACGGACGATGTCCTCTATTTGATGGGCGACGCCGATCTGCAAGAGGGCCGGCCGGCGACCGCGTTGGGCGAGTTCAATCGCGTGTTGAAGCTCAACCCGAAGTCGAACGTGCTCGATAAAACGCTGTACGCGATGGGGCAGGCGTACCTCACGCTCCACGACTGCGAGGACGCGAAGCTCGCGTTCCAGTCGTGCGTGAACCGTTACCCCAAGCAGAAGATCGGGATCGACGCCAAGCAGCAGCTGGCGCGCATCGCGCAGAAGCCCGCGGGGCTCTGCGCGCCGCAGTAG
- a CDS encoding MATE family efflux transporter encodes MATAPISQVTTTTIDFDANRYKTILWLAMPTVFAMLSQSFVNEIDVFFFAHLPHPESSNGQAALFPSLIIVWLFGGSLSALSVGTQALAARRFAEGDHRGAGAVLTNATFFCVAMGAIFTVAGYLAIPHILGFMLKNQGVLTTATAYARWRLLGVISMATTMAVKSFFDGIGRTYVHLVAALVMNVFNVLFCWMFIFGKLGAPRMGAPGAGLGAFLATWIGLFIMLWFTRQIRNDFKPFHRSDLSAKLNWDILKLSIPAALANIIMMGGFALFSKVVGKLDETDAGAAGAITEAVNGAATTDIVAILKLTFTACIAFGTATATLVGQSLGARRPDDASAFGWASVRLGLVLFGLIGLCEGALFTPQLLHFLSHSPAVREAAMLPMRMMGIMTPIIAVAMILSEALFGAGNPKFVAVAQFLLVFFCLLPVSYVLGIVLHLGLLGIWMAACIYAGLAAVVMTLKFRAGAWKKIRL; translated from the coding sequence ATGGCGACCGCCCCGATTTCGCAAGTCACGACCACCACGATCGACTTCGACGCGAATCGCTACAAGACGATCTTGTGGCTCGCGATGCCCACCGTCTTCGCGATGCTCTCCCAGAGCTTCGTCAACGAGATCGACGTCTTTTTCTTCGCGCACCTGCCGCACCCCGAGAGCTCCAACGGCCAAGCGGCGCTGTTTCCATCGCTCATCATCGTGTGGCTCTTTGGAGGCTCCCTGAGCGCGCTCAGCGTGGGAACGCAGGCCCTCGCCGCCCGCCGCTTCGCCGAGGGCGATCACCGCGGCGCGGGCGCCGTGCTCACCAACGCCACGTTCTTCTGCGTGGCCATGGGCGCGATTTTTACCGTCGCCGGCTACCTGGCCATCCCGCACATCCTTGGTTTTATGCTGAAAAATCAAGGAGTTCTAACGACCGCGACCGCGTATGCGCGCTGGCGGTTGCTCGGGGTCATCTCGATGGCGACCACCATGGCCGTCAAGTCGTTCTTCGACGGCATCGGCCGAACGTACGTTCACTTGGTGGCGGCGCTCGTCATGAACGTGTTCAACGTTCTTTTCTGCTGGATGTTCATCTTTGGCAAGCTCGGAGCCCCGCGCATGGGCGCCCCGGGCGCGGGGCTCGGCGCCTTCTTGGCGACGTGGATCGGGCTGTTCATCATGCTCTGGTTCACCCGCCAAATCCGAAACGATTTCAAGCCTTTCCACCGCTCGGATCTCTCGGCCAAGCTGAATTGGGACATCCTCAAGCTGTCCATCCCGGCCGCGCTGGCGAACATCATCATGATGGGCGGCTTCGCGCTCTTCTCGAAGGTGGTGGGCAAGCTCGATGAAACCGACGCCGGCGCCGCGGGCGCCATCACCGAAGCCGTCAACGGGGCAGCCACCACCGACATCGTGGCGATCCTGAAGCTGACCTTCACGGCCTGCATCGCGTTCGGCACCGCGACCGCCACCCTCGTCGGGCAATCCCTCGGCGCCCGCCGTCCCGACGACGCGTCGGCCTTTGGCTGGGCGAGCGTTCGTCTAGGGCTGGTCCTCTTCGGCCTCATCGGCCTCTGCGAGGGCGCCCTCTTCACGCCGCAGCTGCTCCACTTCCTCAGCCACTCCCCCGCCGTGCGCGAGGCGGCCATGCTCCCCATGCGGATGATGGGCATCATGACCCCGATCATCGCGGTGGCGATGATCCTGAGCGAAGCCCTCTTCGGCGCGGGCAACCCCAAATTCGTGGCCGTCGCTCAGTTCCTGCTCGTCTTCTTCTGCCTCCTACCCGTCTCCTACGTGCTCGGCATCGTTCTGCACCTGGGCCTCCTCGGCATCTGGATGGCCGCCTGCATCTACGCGGGCCTCGCAGCCGTCGTGATGACGCTCAAGTTCCGCGCGGGGGCGTGGAAGAAGATTCGGCTGTAG
- the carB gene encoding carbamoyl-phosphate synthase large subunit, protein MPRRTDIKKILLLGAGPIVIGQACEFDYSGTQGAKALVEEGYEVVLVNSNPATIMTDPELASRTYIEPLELRTVAAILAREKPDAILPTLGGQTALNLALQLHEEGILRELGVEMLGAKPASIAKAEDRSLFKEAMEKIGLSCPRAEVAKSVEQARDIVTRTGFPAILRPSFTLGGTGGGIAYDPSELDEKVAWALAQSPTAEVLIEESVLGWKEYELEVIRDVADNFIVVCSIENIDPMGVHTGDSITVAPAMTLTDREYQRLRDAARAVMTEIGVETGGSNVQFAVSPYDGRVLVIEMNPRVSRSSALASKATGYPIAKVAAKLAVGYRLDELTNDITRTSAAFEPVIDYVVVKWPRFAFEKFPGADTTLGTQMKSVGEVMSIGRTFPEALQKAGRSLETGKDGLSSLIGKVDYRALAEPKKTRDLIMDAPEIDVRPSALPPSNSSEQLEALRRLVGVPSPERLFYVGDAMRLGMSNEELFTITKIDPWFLAQMRRIIDTEREIARLGKAALEPESLRHFKRLGFSDRQIASQIGGDEQAVRAARGREKVTPVFSRVDTCSAEFVAHTPYLYSTYDTESESGADSAKKRKVVILGGGPNRIGQGIEFDYCCVHAVQAVRSLGYEAVMVNCNPETVSTDYDTSDRLYFEPLTLEDVLAICDEEKPEGVIVQFGGQTPLKLAVPLERAGIRLLGTSADAIDRAEDRARFDELLTKLALKRPRSGIAEGAEDALRIADQIGYPVLVRPSYVLGGRAMLIAYTHGELENYVHRAVEAARDAGTRTLLIDEFLKDAIEVDVDCVADGKRAVIGGVMQHIEEAGVHSGDSSSVLPPHSLSPEIVLSIEEQTRMLALELGVVGLMNVQFAVKGGEVYVLEVNPRASRTVPFVSKATGRPLARIAASVMVGKTLDELGVEDAIVPRHVSVKESVFPFTKFPGVDTILGPEMRSTGEVMGIADTFARAFCKSMLAVGQAVLLKDEPRGQQRAFISVRDEDKPVACIIARRLRAMGFEISATRGTAAALSRARIPAQVVNKVVEGTPHVVDAIRSGNVAIVINTTMGAQEVRDSFSLRRQTLLMNIPYFTTIAAALAACDAIEASHGVRQSVKSLQEWTS, encoded by the coding sequence ATGCCCCGCCGGACGGATATAAAGAAGATCCTGCTCCTGGGCGCGGGACCGATCGTGATCGGCCAAGCCTGCGAATTCGATTATTCGGGGACGCAGGGGGCCAAAGCGCTCGTGGAAGAGGGGTACGAGGTCGTCCTCGTCAACTCCAACCCCGCGACCATCATGACCGATCCCGAGCTCGCCTCGCGCACCTACATCGAGCCCCTCGAGTTGCGCACGGTCGCGGCCATTCTGGCCCGCGAAAAGCCGGACGCCATCTTGCCAACCCTCGGCGGCCAGACCGCCTTGAACCTCGCCCTCCAGCTTCACGAAGAGGGGATTTTGCGCGAGCTCGGCGTCGAGATGCTCGGCGCCAAGCCCGCGTCGATCGCCAAAGCGGAAGATCGCTCGCTCTTCAAAGAGGCGATGGAGAAGATTGGCCTCAGCTGCCCGCGCGCCGAGGTCGCGAAATCGGTCGAGCAGGCGCGCGACATCGTCACGCGCACGGGCTTCCCCGCCATCTTGCGCCCCTCGTTCACCCTCGGCGGTACGGGCGGCGGCATCGCGTACGATCCGAGCGAGCTCGATGAAAAGGTCGCCTGGGCGCTCGCGCAGTCGCCCACGGCCGAGGTGCTCATTGAGGAGAGCGTGCTCGGTTGGAAGGAGTACGAGCTCGAAGTCATCCGCGACGTGGCCGACAACTTCATCGTGGTCTGCTCGATCGAGAACATCGACCCGATGGGCGTGCACACCGGCGACTCGATCACCGTCGCCCCGGCCATGACCCTGACCGATCGCGAGTACCAACGCCTGCGCGACGCGGCCCGCGCCGTGATGACCGAAATCGGCGTGGAGACCGGCGGCTCGAACGTGCAGTTCGCCGTGAGCCCGTACGACGGGCGCGTGCTCGTCATCGAGATGAACCCGCGCGTGTCGCGCTCCAGCGCGCTCGCCTCCAAGGCCACCGGCTACCCCATCGCCAAGGTCGCCGCCAAGCTGGCCGTCGGCTATCGGCTGGACGAGCTCACGAACGACATCACGCGCACCAGCGCGGCGTTCGAGCCGGTCATCGACTACGTGGTGGTGAAGTGGCCGCGCTTCGCCTTCGAGAAGTTCCCGGGCGCCGACACCACCTTGGGCACGCAGATGAAGAGCGTGGGCGAGGTGATGAGCATCGGCCGCACCTTCCCGGAGGCCCTGCAGAAGGCGGGTCGCTCGCTCGAGACGGGCAAAGACGGGCTCTCGTCGCTCATCGGCAAGGTCGATTACCGCGCGCTGGCCGAGCCGAAAAAGACGCGCGATCTCATCATGGACGCCCCCGAGATCGACGTGCGGCCGAGCGCGCTCCCGCCGTCCAACTCGTCCGAGCAGCTCGAGGCGCTGCGGCGCCTGGTCGGCGTCCCGAGCCCCGAGCGCCTCTTCTATGTGGGCGACGCCATGCGCCTCGGCATGAGCAACGAGGAGCTCTTCACGATCACCAAGATCGACCCTTGGTTCCTCGCGCAGATGCGGCGCATCATCGACACCGAGCGCGAGATCGCCCGGCTGGGCAAGGCGGCGCTCGAGCCCGAGTCCCTGCGCCACTTCAAGCGCCTCGGCTTCTCCGACCGGCAGATCGCCTCGCAGATCGGCGGCGACGAGCAGGCGGTGCGCGCCGCGCGCGGGCGCGAGAAGGTCACCCCCGTGTTCTCGCGGGTGGACACCTGCTCCGCGGAGTTCGTCGCCCACACGCCCTACCTCTACTCGACGTACGACACGGAGAGCGAGTCGGGCGCGGATTCGGCCAAGAAGCGCAAGGTCGTGATCCTGGGCGGCGGGCCCAATCGCATCGGGCAGGGCATCGAGTTCGACTACTGCTGCGTGCACGCGGTCCAAGCGGTGCGCTCGCTCGGGTACGAGGCGGTGATGGTCAACTGCAACCCCGAAACCGTGTCGACCGACTACGACACGTCGGACCGCCTCTACTTCGAGCCGCTCACCTTGGAAGACGTGCTCGCGATCTGCGACGAGGAGAAGCCCGAGGGGGTCATCGTGCAGTTCGGCGGCCAGACGCCGCTCAAGCTCGCGGTGCCGCTCGAGCGCGCCGGCATCCGCCTCTTGGGCACCAGCGCCGACGCCATCGACCGCGCCGAAGACCGCGCGCGCTTCGACGAGCTCTTGACCAAGCTGGCCCTCAAGCGCCCCCGCAGCGGCATCGCGGAGGGCGCGGAGGACGCGCTGCGCATCGCGGACCAAATCGGCTACCCGGTGCTGGTGCGACCCAGCTACGTGCTCGGCGGCCGCGCCATGCTCATCGCGTACACCCACGGCGAGCTCGAAAATTACGTTCACCGCGCCGTCGAGGCCGCGCGGGACGCGGGCACGCGCACCCTCTTGATCGACGAGTTCCTCAAGGACGCCATCGAGGTCGACGTCGACTGCGTGGCCGACGGAAAGCGCGCCGTCATCGGCGGCGTGATGCAGCACATCGAGGAGGCGGGGGTTCACTCCGGCGACTCGTCGTCGGTGCTCCCGCCGCACTCGCTGAGCCCCGAGATCGTGCTCTCCATCGAGGAGCAAACGCGCATGCTGGCGCTGGAGCTCGGGGTGGTGGGCCTGATGAACGTGCAGTTCGCCGTCAAGGGCGGCGAGGTGTACGTGCTCGAGGTGAACCCGCGCGCGAGCCGCACGGTCCCCTTCGTCTCCAAGGCCACGGGCCGTCCGCTGGCGCGCATCGCGGCCAGCGTCATGGTCGGCAAGACCCTGGACGAGCTGGGCGTCGAGGACGCGATCGTGCCGCGGCACGTCTCGGTGAAGGAGAGCGTCTTCCCGTTCACCAAGTTCCCCGGGGTCGACACCATCCTCGGCCCGGAGATGCGCTCCACCGGCGAGGTGATGGGCATCGCCGACACCTTCGCGCGCGCGTTCTGCAAGAGCATGCTGGCCGTGGGGCAAGCGGTTCTCTTGAAGGACGAGCCGCGCGGGCAGCAGCGCGCCTTCATCAGCGTGCGCGACGAGGACAAGCCGGTCGCCTGCATCATCGCCCGCCGCCTGCGCGCGATGGGCTTCGAAATCTCCGCCACCCGCGGCACCGCCGCCGCCCTTTCGCGCGCGCGCATCCCCGCGCAAGTCGTGAACAAGGTGGTCGAGGGCACGCCCCACGTGGTCGACGCCATCCGCAGCGGCAATGTCGCCATCGTCATCAACACGACGATGGGCGCTCAAGAAGTGCGCGATAGCTTCTCCCTCCGGCGGCAAACGTTGCTCATGAACATCCCGTACTTCACGACCATCGCCGCCGCCCTCGCGGCGTGCGACGCCATCGAGGCGAGCCACGGGGTGCGCCAGAGCGTGAAGTCGCTGCAGGAGTGGACGAGCTAG
- a CDS encoding protein kinase: protein MAEQPMVERPSKAPVSSGFSAAAPSDGAMAVPRVFGRLLLMKLLARGGMGDVYLAATTGIEGAERPCVVKTVRRDHIHDGSFLARFLDEARVQSQLNHPGVAQVLEASTDESGEPYTLVEYVEGRSLADVRQRAIQLGARIGWPEALAMAIEMAHALAHVHERAGSDGTPLGIVHRDLSPQNVMIGYAGEVKLIDFGTARGHNRRCHTVAGVVFAKPGYVAPEVARQQVGDGRIDVYALGIMLWELCAGRRFLTQDPQKHLEDAAANKVVVPKIAEEIGAPAELDDVIAKLTANDPDDRYASAGFAAHDLGKILSMAPAAKLGERGVRARVQALMKVLWPSEPARSRAEFAKLLKGARSMQKETTTPAAGVVAEQVRAHMNDDASSLPGTPYRLVRKIGEGSSGTVFEAEHVELGRKLAIKVLAAEHASSKDAIERSRREARAVAALSHPNLCLLYDFGRALDGRVFLAMELLEGETLERRLSRMRGMDWREAVELAIEVTRALEAAHTANLVHRDLKPANLFLLDTPTANTERTGLTPVHASPRTERQAARLKLLDFGVAMALSDVDAHDEKRSQGFAIFGTPEYMSPEQVAGDPIDGRCDLYALGCVLYELVTGSAPFEGRSSVLVMGKQLREVPEPPRVRAPHRGIPEALENVIMTALAKSADNRFANAAAMREALEASLVVPAPRRNVRRIASRALAAVAFAAVAIVGGRALTESRLVPSPYAEVAPISLGASGASGASVTPGAALPANAKVPAALAASDPRASTAPVPVPPAAAVVAAKDDVPETDSRRTLDRTPDRRLLEARAYAKTHMGDASALKAWATAAMRAGDLRDARRAAEAWALRDGTAEPRIFLATVLDGTGHRADALAVLEEVLENHPDSVEARRLHARFGVPLGPDGNSSRTSIARR, encoded by the coding sequence ATGGCCGAGCAACCCATGGTCGAGCGTCCCTCGAAGGCCCCCGTTTCGAGCGGATTTTCTGCGGCCGCTCCCTCGGATGGGGCGATGGCGGTGCCGCGCGTTTTCGGACGCCTGCTCCTGATGAAGTTGCTCGCCCGCGGCGGCATGGGCGACGTCTACCTGGCCGCGACCACCGGGATCGAAGGGGCCGAGCGGCCTTGCGTGGTCAAGACGGTGCGGCGCGATCACATCCACGATGGATCGTTCTTGGCGCGCTTCCTCGACGAGGCGCGCGTGCAGTCGCAGCTCAATCACCCGGGCGTGGCGCAGGTCCTCGAGGCGTCGACGGATGAATCGGGCGAGCCGTACACGTTGGTGGAGTACGTCGAGGGGCGGTCCTTGGCCGATGTGCGGCAGCGCGCCATCCAGCTCGGCGCGCGCATCGGCTGGCCGGAGGCGCTGGCGATGGCCATCGAAATGGCGCACGCCCTCGCCCACGTGCACGAGCGCGCCGGCAGCGACGGAACGCCGCTCGGCATCGTGCACCGCGATCTGAGCCCGCAGAACGTGATGATCGGCTACGCCGGCGAGGTGAAGCTGATCGACTTCGGCACCGCGCGCGGTCACAACCGGCGCTGCCACACTGTGGCGGGCGTCGTCTTCGCCAAGCCGGGGTACGTGGCGCCGGAGGTGGCGCGGCAGCAGGTCGGCGACGGGCGCATCGACGTTTATGCGCTCGGCATCATGCTCTGGGAGCTCTGCGCCGGGCGCCGTTTTCTCACGCAGGACCCGCAGAAGCACTTGGAGGACGCCGCCGCGAACAAAGTGGTCGTCCCCAAGATCGCCGAGGAGATCGGCGCGCCCGCGGAGCTCGACGACGTCATCGCCAAGCTGACGGCCAACGATCCCGACGATCGCTACGCCTCCGCGGGCTTCGCCGCCCACGATCTCGGAAAGATCCTCTCCATGGCCCCCGCGGCGAAGCTCGGTGAGCGCGGCGTGCGGGCGCGTGTGCAAGCGCTCATGAAGGTGCTCTGGCCCAGCGAGCCGGCCCGCTCGCGCGCGGAGTTCGCGAAGCTGCTCAAGGGCGCGCGCTCGATGCAGAAGGAGACGACGACGCCCGCCGCCGGCGTGGTCGCCGAGCAGGTGCGCGCGCACATGAACGACGACGCCTCCAGCTTGCCCGGCACGCCGTACCGCCTGGTGCGCAAGATCGGCGAAGGGTCGAGCGGCACCGTGTTCGAGGCGGAGCACGTGGAGCTCGGGCGCAAGCTCGCCATCAAGGTGCTGGCCGCCGAGCATGCGTCGTCCAAAGATGCGATCGAGCGCTCCCGCCGCGAGGCGCGCGCGGTGGCCGCGCTCTCGCACCCGAACCTGTGCTTGCTCTACGATTTCGGGCGCGCGCTCGATGGTCGCGTGTTCCTCGCGATGGAGCTGCTCGAGGGCGAGACCTTGGAGCGCCGTCTCTCACGCATGCGCGGCATGGACTGGCGCGAGGCCGTGGAGCTCGCCATCGAGGTGACACGCGCCCTCGAGGCCGCGCACACCGCCAACTTGGTGCACCGCGATCTCAAGCCGGCGAACCTGTTTCTCCTCGACACGCCCACGGCCAACACCGAGCGCACGGGGCTCACCCCCGTGCACGCGAGCCCCCGCACCGAGCGGCAAGCGGCGCGGCTGAAATTGCTCGACTTCGGCGTGGCCATGGCCCTCAGCGACGTGGACGCGCACGATGAAAAGCGCAGCCAAGGCTTCGCCATCTTCGGAACGCCCGAGTACATGTCGCCCGAGCAGGTGGCCGGCGATCCGATCGACGGGCGCTGCGATCTGTATGCGCTCGGGTGCGTGCTCTACGAGCTGGTGACGGGGAGCGCGCCGTTCGAAGGTCGATCGAGCGTGCTCGTGATGGGCAAGCAGCTGCGCGAGGTCCCCGAGCCGCCGCGCGTGCGCGCGCCCCATCGCGGCATCCCGGAGGCGCTGGAGAACGTCATCATGACGGCGCTGGCGAAATCGGCCGACAATCGGTTCGCCAACGCCGCGGCCATGCGCGAGGCCCTCGAGGCGAGCCTGGTGGTGCCGGCCCCGCGCCGCAATGTGCGGCGCATCGCCTCGCGCGCGCTCGCCGCCGTTGCGTTTGCCGCGGTGGCCATCGTCGGGGGTCGCGCGTTGACCGAGAGCCGCTTGGTCCCATCGCCCTACGCAGAGGTCGCTCCAATCTCGTTGGGCGCGTCGGGCGCGTCGGGCGCGTCGGTCACGCCGGGCGCCGCATTGCCCGCGAACGCCAAGGTACCCGCGGCGCTGGCCGCGTCCGATCCCCGAGCATCCACCGCGCCGGTCCCCGTTCCTCCGGCCGCCGCGGTGGTCGCCGCGAAAGATGACGTTCCGGAGACGGATTCGCGGCGAACACTGGACCGCACCCCCGATCGCCGCCTTTTGGAGGCGCGCGCGTACGCCAAAACGCACATGGGCGATGCGTCCGCGCTAAAAGCGTGGGCGACGGCCGCCATGCGCGCGGGCGACCTTCGCGACGCCCGGAGGGCCGCGGAAGCGTGGGCCTTGCGGGATGGGACCGCGGAACCCCGCATTTTTCTGGCGACGGTGCTGGATGGTACGGGACACCGGGCCGATGCGCTTGCCGTGCTCGAGGAGGTGCTGGAAAATCATCCGGATTCCGTCGAGGCTAGACGCCTGCACGCCCGCTTCGGCGTGCCGCTCGGTCCGGATGGTAATTCGTCGCGCACCTCCATCGCCCGCCGCTGA